TGCCGTCTATTCTCAGCGCCACAGCTTCCGGCTACTGAGTTATCACCTGGTACAGAAGGGCCCAGCTTTCCCGCACCCGACGGAGGTCTCCATCGACGGCGCCACCGACAAGGTCACAGTTCGCTACACCGACGACGATGGCAACGAGAAGGTTTTGAGCGACCGCCTCCACCTGCCGCCGGACGTGGCCAACGGCATGATTCTCACGCTGGTGAAGAACGTTGTCCCGGATGAGCCTCACACGACAGTGTCGATGGTGGCGGCCACACCCAAACCGCGCCTTGTAAAAGTCGTGATCTCGCCCCAAGGCGAGGAGCCGTTTACGACCGGCGGTTGGAAGCGCAAAGCCATCCATTACGTCTTGAAGCCTGAGATCGGGGGTGTGGCCGGGTTAGTGGCGCCGCTGCTGGGAAAGTCGCCGCCAGACATCCACGTCTGGATCCTCGGCGGAGATGCACCAGCCTTCGTAAAGCTGGAAGGCCCGCTCTCCCTGGGCGGCGCGATTTGGCGGATCGAGCTCACCAGTCCCGTCTGGCCGGCCGCAGATTCGAAGAAGTGAAGCCGGTAATCTATTTTGCCTAGTCTGAGCCGCTAATTGGTATGCCAAGCAGATTGGCTTCCATCGAGCGCCTGTCTGGACGGATGGAAAATCGTCCGTAACATAGCTTCCTTAGAATTGAATCAGGGCGTAGATGCCAACTCGCCCACGCCAGTGGCGAGTCACCATTGGCGTCCTTGGCATCAATCTTGGCTCCGCCATCCAATAGGAGCTGGATGGTTTCTTCGCTGGCGAAGGCCGCGGCACGATGCAGGGCCGTTTCCGCTCTGGTACGGCAATCACGCATAAAGGCAGCTGTTTCGACCGAAGCATGGGTAGCGCGATTTGGGTCAGCGCCGCCATCGAGCAGCACTTTGACGACCAAGTGCTGAGATGGGCGAGTCGACGAGACGGCGGCGTGCAGCGGCGTTTCAGCAGTGTCCGGCGCGGCAAAATTCGGGTTCGCACCGTGTTCAATCAGGAATTGACACAGTCGCCAGTGCCCGTGGAATGCCGCAGGGTTCAGGCCGAAACCCTCGCCAAGTGAGCGGAGTGTTTCACCATTCGATAGCAGGAATCTGATCGCGGAAACATCGCCGTAATACGCGCACCATCGAATCAAAGCTGTGCCGTCGCTTGTTGTTGAGGTGGCAGGATGTCCGTTGGCGACGGACTCGAACACAAGGTCAGTGCGTCCATCAGCGATTCGCTCCAACATTTTCGTTCTCCTCCCGAGGGGCCGTAGTGCAAGAATGCGATCCGGCATCCTGTATGTTAAATGGTGATCACTCAAAACAATGTCGGCTCCCAGCGCTCGAGTAGACTTTGGTGATTGCCAAACCGCCTGAGGCTCGGGAAAAAAGAGCCGAACGATGCTGGCTATAGGACTACATTATCGCCCGAGCTTTTGGGTCGGACTGAGTCCAATCCGGTAGATTAGAAGCGAGCCTCAGGTTGGGAATGGCGGAGCTGATAGATCGAAATGGCACAGGAGTGCACGGACTCGTACGCTTCACGATATGCTTGACACCGCCGACATTGTTAGAGACGACTTTTATAACTTGTGATGTTCCGCTCGACTCTACAGGATGGTAATCTGCGAACAGTGAACGCCGCTTTCGTATTGGCCAGTCACGTTCGGCGGACGGTCAGCTCTAACAGGTGATGGTCAACGGCATGCCGCACGGTACAGCCCAGCCACAACCGCAGGGATTTAACTTCGGAACTTCAACTTCTTTCCTTTCCCTCTCCGGATTGCGTATTGGTCCTGCCGCGATTTTCGCAACCGTGGGATTGGTCCTCCCCGTGTTTTTCGCGACCGGCTTCGCACACCGCTTCATAACCATCCATCTCGGCACGCAGCGCAACATGGCCATGCCCTGGTTAGCTCTTTACATCGACCACGCGGCGATGTTTGCCGTCTCATTCGTTCTCGTGGCGTGGCTCAGCAAGGGAAGGCCCTCCACCTACGGAGTTCAACCGCCCAAGGGAAAATCGTACGTTTTGCCCGCCATCGCTTGGGGCGCTTTCTTCGGCATTCTGATGACGGTGGTGGACTACCTGCCCAGCATTCTCGCGCACAAGCCGCCGGAACACCTTTCTTTGACGGCCGGAAGCGTTGCCGGATGGCTCGGGTTCCAATTTGTGTGGGTAGGCTTCGGCGAAGAACTTGCGTTTCGGGGACTGCTGCAAACCTTCCTCATGCTGCATTCTTCCGGGCGCGTGCGCCTGGGAAAATTCGAGATGCACGTCGCGGGAGTCATTCTCGCATCGTTGTTCGCAGTGGCGCACATCTCGAATTTCTGGCAGCGGCCCTTCTGGATCGCGCTCGGCCAACAGTTCTATGCCTTCGCTCTGGGCATCCTGTATGCATACTGGCGCGAAAAGTCGGCGAGTCTGGTGGCGCCGATCGTCGGCCACAACGTGAGCGATGGAGTGGAATACTCTCTGATGTTCTTGATGAAATGGGTATGGCAGTAAGTCGTCAGCAGCTGGGGAACGATGATGAGGGTGAAATCGACTGCAGCGTAAGTGGACGGTTTGCACTGTTCACGGGGCAGAATCGTAAGTTTGCGCGAACCGATGATGGAAACTCATGAGTAAAGCAAAAATTTCCGGCATCGCGCCGTTATTCATCGTCAAGAATGTCCCGGCCGCGCTGTCGTTTTATCGCGACCGTCTCGGGTTCGACATCACCTTTCAAGGGCCCGGCCCTGACGACATCTTCTTCGGCATTGTCCAGCGGGATGCCGCGATGATCATGCTCAAGGACGTTGGTGTAGATCCACTGCCGAACTACAAGCGAGACATCAAGAAAGGCTGGGCCCGCTGGGACGCTTACCTCCACGTTCCCGATCCGGACGCTTTGGCAGCAGAATTCTCGTCGCGCAATGTCGAGTTTTCTCAACCGCTCAAGGACGACAATGATGGTTTACGTGGATTCGAACTTAAGGACGCTGACGGCTACGTTTTGTTTTTCGGGCGTCCTCGTAAGTGACTCCTAATTGAGTAAGCGGGCGGACATAGTTGTGCCAGCCACCAAGGTGGATGGCAACCGCTCGAAGGCCCAGCGGCTGACCCCCGTCTGCTGCTTGCGTCGAAATCGCGCTCCGCGCATCAGAAAAGGATGATTGGCGGCCCAGTTGTGCATCCGGGACAACAGGGGCAGCACGGGCCCGCTTGGAGGCTGCGATGACGACCCGACTTGAACATGCCAACATTTGCGTACGTGACATCGACGTGATGATTCGGTTTTTGGAGACGGCCTTTCCTCAATTCCACGTTCGCGGCGAAGGAACCAGCGCCGACGGCACACGTTGGGTTCATGTTGGTACGGACGAAACCTACATCGCGCTGGGTCAATCGAGAGTCGAACCGCAAAAACGCTGGTCGCCTTATCAGGGCATTCCTGGCGTGAATCATCTCGCCTACGAGATCGATGATGTCGAGGCGCTGCGAACAAGAATGGCGGCAGCCGGGTACCGTGATTCTACGGTTCCCAACCAGCATCCGTTCCGCAAGCGCGTGTATTTCTATGATCCCGAGGGCAATGACTGGGAGTTCGTGCAGTACCTCTCCGATGATCCCGCGAAGCGGAACGATTACAAGCTACCGGACCGCTGATTCGCAGGTCACGGAGTTGCGCCTTGCCGGGTGGAAAATCGTAAGTTACGCCAAGCTGTTATCGCCAATTGACATCGCCTACCTGAAAAGGGAGTAACATCAATTGGCCGAGGCAATGGTATGGATCCCAGCCGAGCTTTTAAGTGCCGAGTGCTGATTGTAGAAGACGACCCGCTGGTGTTGGAAACCTCTGCCGCCATCGTGCGCAGTTTTGGCTTTTCAGTTCGTACGGCGGAAGACGGGTTCGTCGCCCTGCAGATCCTCAGGGAAGTCTTGCCCGACATTATCCTTGCCGACTTGAGGATGCCGGGCATGTCCGGATTTGAACTCCTTTCAATCGTTCGTCGACGTTTTCCTCACATCCCCACGATTGCCATCAGCGGCGAATACCTTGTCGCCAACATGCCTCTTGGTTTGCTGGTCGACCATTTCTTCCAGAAGGGCGGCTATACGCCAGAGCAGCTCTTGGCCAAGATGAAAGAGTTGATTGCGGATTCCCCCATACGGCCACACCTCGGTAAATCCGACAAAGCACCGTTGTGGATTCCCAAGATGGACGCTGATTACATCGTGGTGACGTGCCCGGAGTGCCTGCGTTCGTCATCGATTCCCGACGGTATTGTCAGCGAAGAACTGCAGCAAACGGAATGTGTCGCCTGTGGCGCAACAATTCGTTATCTGGTGGATGCAAGCATTCTCAAAGTGCTGGAACAGAAGAAGAAGATTCTTCCACTAAGGGAACGACCCGGAACCTGAATTCATCCCGCCGCTGTTCTCGGAGCGATTTCTTAACCGCAGCCTTCCAGTCGCTCTCGATCTTGAGCGTATCCGGTTGCACGGCCGCTCTGCGTTTCGTTAGCTTCCCAATCTCATGCGGTTGTGCCCTGTGCACGGGTGATTTCTCCATTGCGTGGTAAGTCATGCTCGGGGCAGAATAGAGCATCTCCTTCCATATTTCGCCGCGCAGATGGCCCGAGCCAACTGTGGGGGAAATAGTCACTGTGGGGAAATAGTCGGGGACCGTCTCCAGAGCAAGAAAGGCAAAAACACGATGAGAAAAGCCATGGCCGCGTGCCTGTTGTCGCTGTTTGCAGGCACTCTGTGTGTCGCCGCACAACATCCTGCAAAACGCGCCCAAGCCGAACCCGCCTCTGCGCCTCACGTTCGTACCTACTACATCGCCGCCGAAGAGGTCCCCTGGGATTACGCGCCCAAGAAAATCGACGTCATGATGAACCAGAAGTTCGACGGCTATAGCAAAGTGTTCACCGAGCACGCGGACAATCGCATTGGCTGCACCTATAAAAAGGCCGTCTTCCACGAGTACACCGACGGTAGCTTCACCACCCTGAAACCGCGCCCGGCGGCGCTGGCACATATGGGAATGCTCGGCCCGGTGATTCGCGCCGAGGTGGGAGACACCATTAAGGTCTTCTTCTACAACAAGGCGTCCTTCGCCTTCAGCATCCATCCCCACGGCGTCGCCTATGACCGTGATTCCGAGGGCTCGATGTACGCCGATGGCATGGAGCACCCTGAAGCCAACGGCCTCGTCCCTCCCGGCAAGAAGCACCTCTACACCTGGCTGGTGCGCGAGGAAGCAGGCCCAGGC
This Terriglobales bacterium DNA region includes the following protein-coding sequences:
- a CDS encoding VOC family protein, whose protein sequence is MTTRLEHANICVRDIDVMIRFLETAFPQFHVRGEGTSADGTRWVHVGTDETYIALGQSRVEPQKRWSPYQGIPGVNHLAYEIDDVEALRTRMAAAGYRDSTVPNQHPFRKRVYFYDPEGNDWEFVQYLSDDPAKRNDYKLPDR
- a CDS encoding VOC family protein, with product MSKAKISGIAPLFIVKNVPAALSFYRDRLGFDITFQGPGPDDIFFGIVQRDAAMIMLKDVGVDPLPNYKRDIKKGWARWDAYLHVPDPDALAAEFSSRNVEFSQPLKDDNDGLRGFELKDADGYVLFFGRPRK
- a CDS encoding ankyrin repeat domain-containing protein, with amino-acid sequence MLERIADGRTDLVFESVANGHPATSTTSDGTALIRWCAYYGDVSAIRFLLSNGETLRSLGEGFGLNPAAFHGHWRLCQFLIEHGANPNFAAPDTAETPLHAAVSSTRPSQHLVVKVLLDGGADPNRATHASVETAAFMRDCRTRAETALHRAAAFASEETIQLLLDGGAKIDAKDANGDSPLAWASWHLRPDSILRKLCYGRFSIRPDRRSMEANLLGIPISGSD
- a CDS encoding response regulator, encoding MLIVEDDPLVLETSAAIVRSFGFSVRTAEDGFVALQILREVLPDIILADLRMPGMSGFELLSIVRRRFPHIPTIAISGEYLVANMPLGLLVDHFFQKGGYTPEQLLAKMKELIADSPIRPHLGKSDKAPLWIPKMDADYIVVTCPECLRSSSIPDGIVSEELQQTECVACGATIRYLVDASILKVLEQKKKILPLRERPGT
- a CDS encoding CPBP family intramembrane glutamic endopeptidase, producing MGLVLPVFFATGFAHRFITIHLGTQRNMAMPWLALYIDHAAMFAVSFVLVAWLSKGRPSTYGVQPPKGKSYVLPAIAWGAFFGILMTVVDYLPSILAHKPPEHLSLTAGSVAGWLGFQFVWVGFGEELAFRGLLQTFLMLHSSGRVRLGKFEMHVAGVILASLFAVAHISNFWQRPFWIALGQQFYAFALGILYAYWREKSASLVAPIVGHNVSDGVEYSLMFLMKWVWQ